The Cellulomonas flavigena DSM 20109 DNA segment CCGACGCGGATGCCGTGGTCGGCACCCTCGTAGTAGCGGATCGTGACGGCGTCGTTGCCGGCCCGGGCGGCGTCGGCACGCACCTGCAGCGCGCCCTGCACGACCGGCATCGACGCGTCCGCCGTGCCGTACACCACCAGGACGGGCGCCGTGACCCGCTGCTGCCAGCGCGTCACGTCGAAGTCGGCGTACTCGAAGCCGCCGCCCGGCATCGTCATGCCCACGGCCCGTGGGATCGCGCGGAACACCGCGTGCGGCACACCGGTGTTGCGCAGGTAGGAGTCGACCGCGAACGCCGCCTGCTGGCGCGGCGGCACCACCGGTGACGACACCAGCACGAGACCCGCGAGGTCACGGTCCTCGGCCGCCATCACGGGGGCGATCCACCCGCCCTCGCTCTCGGCGTAGACGACGACCCGGTCCGGGTCGACCTCGGGACGGTCCCGCAGCAGCTCGAGCGAACGTCCGTAGTCCGCCGCCATCGCGACGTAGTCGCGGTGCCGCGTCGTGTACGTGTCCAGGCGCTTGTCGGGCACCATCGCCACGACGCCGGCCTCGGCGAGCGCCTGCGCCTGGCGGCGGAACGCCTGGGTCGACCTGCCGGTCCCGGCGCCGTGCACGAACAGCACAGCGGGGGCGGGCTCGTCGAGGTCGAGCGGCAGGGACAGGCGCGCGCCGACGCTCGCGCCGTCGAGCGGCACCGAGACGTCGACGACCCGCACCTCGTGCGACGGCAGCTGCCGGGCACTGCCGATCGCCGTGTCGGGCGTCGCGACCTCGATGCCCTCCTCGAGCGGGGGCGGGTCCCAGTGGGGCCCCGTGACAGCGCCGACGACCGCGAGCAGGAGCGACCCCAGCGCGACGCTCGCGACCAGCCGGTACAGCGAGGAGGCGCGCGCGTTCCGCGGGCGTGCGCCGCCCGGCCGCGCGGGGCGCGCGCGTGCCGTCAGGTCCACCTCAGAAGCCCAGCCGGCCGAGCTGCTTGGGGTCACGCTGCCAGTCCTTCGCGACCTTCACGTGCAGGTCGAGGAAGACACGGGCACCCAGCAGCGCCTCGATCTGGGTGCGGGCGCGCGTACCGACGTCGCGCAGGCGCGCGCCACCACGGCCGATGACGATGGCCTTCTGGCTGTCACGCTCGACGAACAGGTGCACGCGGACGTCCAGCAGCGGGCGGCCGTCGGTGCCCGGGCGCTGCTCGCGCGGCACGATCTCGTCGACGACCACGGCCAGGGAGTGCGGCAGCTCGTCACGTACGCCCTCGAGGGCGGCCTCGCGGACGAGCTCGGCGACCATGACGTGCTCGGGCTCGTCGGTGAGCTCGCCCTCGGGGTACAGGGCTGGGCCCTCCGGCAGGTGCGCCACCAGCACGTCGGCGAGCGTGTCGACCTGGTAGCCGGCCTGCGAGGACACCGGCACGATGTCGGCCCAGTCCCCCAGCTGGTCGACCGCGAGCAGCTGCTCGGCGAGGCGGGCGCGCGGCACCGTGTCGGTCTTGGTGACGATCGCGACGACGGGCGTGCCGGAGCCCCCGGGCGGCGCCAGGCGGGCCAGCTGCTCGGCGATGAACCGGTCGCCGGGCCCGATCTTCTCGTCGGCAGGCAGGCAGAAGCCGATGACGTCGACCTCGG contains these protein-coding regions:
- a CDS encoding alpha/beta hydrolase family protein: MTPSSSAGWASEVDLTARARPARPGGARPRNARASSLYRLVASVALGSLLLAVVGAVTGPHWDPPPLEEGIEVATPDTAIGSARQLPSHEVRVVDVSVPLDGASVGARLSLPLDLDEPAPAVLFVHGAGTGRSTQAFRRQAQALAEAGVVAMVPDKRLDTYTTRHRDYVAMAADYGRSLELLRDRPEVDPDRVVVYAESEGGWIAPVMAAEDRDLAGLVLVSSPVVPPRQQAAFAVDSYLRNTGVPHAVFRAIPRAVGMTMPGGGFEYADFDVTRWQQRVTAPVLVVYGTADASMPVVQGALQVRADAARAGNDAVTIRYYEGADHGIRVGGRPTPEFLRDLAGWVRGLPGTGDAAPRVAGAEPTQTYLAGPVPQPRWLRDGTALLVLVVGAPALMLLGAVAVGVARVARPAGGSRARRDPERLPRRFAPGIAWRLAALGGTTVATVGALVWYLLAVARLAMDYQRNAWVVQGGWVGVRVLGISAVLTAVLLARRAHDARDAGVPLAPGAVRRSAALAVLAGSAVLLVVLAYWGVYQLNI
- the era gene encoding GTPase Era, coding for MTHRSGFACLVGRPNTGKSTLTNALVGQKVAITSGRPQTTRHVVRGIVHREDAQLVLVDTPGLHRPRTLLGERLNDLVRDTLTEVDVIGFCLPADEKIGPGDRFIAEQLARLAPPGGSGTPVVAIVTKTDTVPRARLAEQLLAVDQLGDWADIVPVSSQAGYQVDTLADVLVAHLPEGPALYPEGELTDEPEHVMVAELVREAALEGVRDELPHSLAVVVDEIVPREQRPGTDGRPLLDVRVHLFVERDSQKAIVIGRGGARLRDVGTRARTQIEALLGARVFLDLHVKVAKDWQRDPKQLGRLGF